Proteins from a genomic interval of Nocardioidaceae bacterium:
- a CDS encoding nucleoside deaminase, which produces MTPHSSETSTGPSAGTSAAPDLDASFLDQAVSLAIRNVADGGGPFGAVIARGGEVVALGQNRVTRDLDPTAHAEVVAIREACRTTDDFSLAGCTLYTSCEPCPLCLSSALWARLDRVVYAADRDDAARGGFDDRAFYELFGVDTLDTASWPTVVHEQRPANATAPFDAWLAKGDRTHY; this is translated from the coding sequence ATGACCCCGCACAGCAGCGAGACGTCCACCGGGCCCTCCGCAGGGACCTCCGCCGCACCTGACCTCGACGCCTCGTTCCTCGACCAGGCGGTGTCGCTCGCGATCCGCAACGTCGCGGACGGCGGGGGCCCGTTCGGCGCGGTCATCGCCCGCGGCGGGGAGGTCGTCGCGCTGGGACAGAACCGCGTCACCCGCGACCTCGACCCCACCGCCCACGCGGAGGTCGTCGCGATCCGGGAGGCGTGCCGCACCACCGACGACTTCTCGCTCGCCGGCTGCACGCTCTACACCTCGTGCGAGCCGTGCCCGCTGTGCCTGAGCTCCGCGCTCTGGGCACGCCTGGACCGGGTCGTGTACGCCGCCGACCGCGACGACGCCGCCCGGGGCGGCTTCGACGACCGGGCGTTCTACGAGCTGTTCGGCGTCGACACCCTCGACACGGCCAGCTGGCCGACCGTCGTGCACGAGCAGCGCCCCGCCAACGCGACCGCTCCCTTCGACGCATGGCTCGCCAAGGGCGACCGCACCCACTACTGA
- a CDS encoding molybdopterin-dependent oxidoreductase — MRVDGTEVEGTPLPGQCLRTWLRDQGRTGVKKGCDSGDCGACTVLVDGRPRHACLVPAARVGDAEVTTAAGLGTPEAPSAEQQAFVAAQGFQCGFCTAGYVVTAAGRGCAPEPDDVAHTFKGNLCRCTGYRSIRAALAGERTVETGPGVVGTSSPAPAGPDLVSGRTTFTLDEPAPPGLLHLAVLQSPHSHARIRGIDTTAAEAVPGVHLVLTHRDAPEVLFSTARHDNRLDNPADTRVLDDVVRFAGQRVAAVVAESVAVAEAAVALLDVDYEVLPASLDAETTRDAGAPLVHGEKTDEHIGIAEAARNVAAATHGEVGDVAAGLAAAVHTVAGTWRTSRVNHVALETHGARGWFEGTLPGRPGDATGRLVVRSSTQVPFLVRDELAELFRGHGLGRDEIRVNTGRVGGGFGGKQELLVEDLVSLAVLRLVERGTPHPVQWELTREQQFTMIPGRHPFRVSLEMGVDADGVLTAMALDVLSDTGAYGNHAPGVLFHGCHESVALYRCANKRVDAEAVYTHNLPSGAFRGYGLGQVILAIESGLDELARRAGLSPAEIRRRNCVRPGDHLVVNGPPTNDLAITGDGLVPCLDLVEAALAEPGRDLPVPAGDGWLVGEGVAAAMIATIPPRGHHSEATVSLLEDGTVQVGVGSAEFGNGSATVHHQLVSGALARHGIDASAVRLVSGDTDAAAYDTGAYGSTGSVVAGSAVLAAAEDLAAQLDEDPGTRPLVGHGEHHGNPRSAAYNVHGVRVAVQPTTGEVRVLRSVHAADAGVVLNPEQLRGQVEGGVAQGFGSALAEEVRVVDGVVTTRAIRDYRVPQIGQVPVTEVLFADTVDPLGPHGARSMSEAPYNPVAPAVANAVRDATGVRPHELPMTRDRVWRLLQTADPDQETP; from the coding sequence ATGAGGGTCGACGGGACCGAGGTCGAGGGCACGCCGCTGCCCGGTCAGTGCCTGCGCACCTGGCTGCGCGACCAGGGGCGCACGGGCGTGAAGAAGGGCTGCGACTCCGGTGACTGCGGCGCCTGCACCGTGCTGGTGGACGGCCGACCGCGGCACGCGTGCCTGGTGCCGGCGGCGCGGGTGGGCGACGCCGAGGTGACCACGGCGGCCGGGCTGGGCACGCCGGAGGCACCGAGTGCGGAGCAGCAGGCGTTCGTGGCCGCCCAGGGCTTCCAGTGCGGGTTCTGCACCGCCGGGTACGTCGTCACCGCCGCCGGACGCGGCTGCGCCCCCGAGCCCGACGACGTCGCGCACACCTTCAAGGGCAACCTGTGCCGCTGCACGGGCTACCGGTCGATCCGGGCCGCGCTGGCGGGCGAGCGCACCGTCGAGACCGGACCCGGCGTCGTCGGGACCTCCTCCCCCGCCCCCGCCGGGCCCGACCTGGTCTCGGGCCGCACGACCTTCACCCTCGACGAGCCGGCGCCGCCCGGGCTGCTGCACCTCGCGGTGCTGCAGAGCCCCCACAGCCACGCGCGCATCCGCGGCATCGACACCACGGCGGCGGAGGCGGTGCCCGGCGTGCACCTGGTGCTGACCCACCGCGACGCACCCGAGGTGCTCTTTTCGACCGCGCGGCACGACAACCGCCTCGACAACCCCGCCGACACGCGGGTGCTCGACGACGTGGTGCGCTTCGCCGGCCAGCGCGTCGCGGCCGTCGTGGCCGAGTCCGTCGCCGTCGCCGAGGCGGCCGTGGCGCTGCTCGACGTCGACTACGAGGTGCTGCCCGCCAGCCTCGACGCCGAGACGACCCGTGACGCGGGCGCCCCGCTGGTGCACGGGGAGAAGACCGACGAGCACATCGGCATCGCCGAGGCCGCACGCAATGTCGCGGCGGCCACCCACGGCGAGGTCGGTGACGTCGCCGCCGGGCTCGCCGCAGCCGTGCACACCGTCGCGGGCACCTGGCGCACCTCCCGCGTGAACCACGTGGCGCTGGAGACGCACGGCGCGCGCGGGTGGTTCGAGGGGACCCTGCCCGGACGTCCCGGCGACGCCACGGGCCGGCTGGTGGTCCGCAGCTCCACCCAGGTGCCGTTCCTCGTACGCGACGAGCTGGCGGAGCTGTTCCGCGGTCACGGCCTCGGCCGCGACGAGATCCGTGTGAACACCGGCCGTGTCGGCGGCGGCTTCGGCGGCAAGCAGGAGCTGCTCGTCGAGGACCTCGTCTCGCTGGCCGTGCTCCGGCTGGTCGAGCGCGGCACCCCCCACCCGGTGCAGTGGGAGCTGACACGCGAGCAGCAGTTCACGATGATCCCCGGCCGTCACCCGTTCCGGGTCTCGCTCGAGATGGGCGTCGACGCCGACGGAGTGCTGACCGCGATGGCGCTGGACGTGCTCAGCGACACCGGGGCGTACGGCAACCACGCCCCCGGCGTGCTCTTCCACGGCTGCCACGAGTCGGTGGCGCTCTACCGCTGCGCCAACAAGCGGGTCGACGCCGAGGCGGTCTACACCCACAACCTGCCCTCGGGCGCCTTCCGGGGGTACGGGCTCGGCCAGGTCATCCTGGCCATCGAGTCGGGTCTCGACGAGCTGGCCCGCCGGGCCGGGCTCAGCCCGGCCGAGATCCGGCGCCGCAACTGCGTGCGCCCCGGCGACCACCTCGTCGTCAACGGACCGCCCACGAACGACCTCGCCATCACCGGCGACGGGCTCGTGCCCTGCCTCGACCTGGTCGAGGCGGCGCTGGCCGAGCCGGGACGCGACCTGCCGGTCCCCGCCGGGGACGGCTGGCTGGTCGGCGAGGGGGTCGCGGCGGCGATGATCGCGACCATCCCGCCTCGGGGTCACCACAGCGAGGCCACCGTCAGCCTGCTCGAGGACGGGACCGTGCAGGTCGGGGTCGGGTCCGCCGAGTTCGGCAACGGCTCGGCGACCGTGCACCACCAGCTCGTCTCCGGCGCACTGGCCCGTCACGGCATCGACGCCTCGGCCGTCCGGCTGGTCTCGGGCGACACCGACGCCGCGGCGTACGACACGGGGGCGTACGGCTCCACCGGCTCCGTCGTCGCCGGCAGCGCCGTGCTGGCCGCGGCCGAGGACCTCGCCGCGCAGCTCGACGAGGACCCGGGCACCCGGCCGCTGGTCGGGCACGGGGAGCACCACGGGAACCCCCGGTCGGCGGCGTACAACGTGCACGGCGTCCGCGTCGCCGTGCAGCCGACCACCGGCGAGGTGCGCGTGCTGCGATCGGTGCACGCGGCCGACGCCGGGGTGGTGCTCAACCCCGAGCAGCTGCGCGGCCAGGTCGAGGGCGGGGTCGCGCAGGGGTTCGGCTCGGCGCTGGCCGAGGAGGTGCGCGTCGTCGACGGCGTCGTCACCACCCGCGCGATCCGTGACTACCGCGTGCCCCAGATCGGCCAGGTGCCCGTCACCGAGGTGCTGTTCGCCGACACCGTCGACCCGCTCGGGCCGCACGGCGCGCGGTCGATGAGCGAGGCGCCGTACAACCCCGTCGCGCCGGCCGTCGCCAACGCCGTCCGCGACGCCACCGGCGTACGCCCCCACGAGCTGCCGATGACCCGCGACCGGGTCTGGCGACTGCTGCAGACCGCCGACCCCGACCAGGAGACGCCATGA
- a CDS encoding FAD binding domain-containing protein, producing MDLHPVERFRTARTRDDLTLAPGETLLGGGTWLFSEPQPAVTGLVDLTMLGWEPVEHRDDGGVRLAATCPVATVRALGPAVCREAADALLMSWKVAEVATVGGNICLGLPAGAMTSLTAGLGGTALVWAADGMERELPVLDLVVGDGRTALAPGEVLRAVDLPPGWDDESAVAWRRASLTDAGRSAAVVVGRRTSAGPVVTVTASTPRPVVVREPADPAALEQAVTGPGGPGWFDDVHGAPDWRAAVTARLVAEVVEELS from the coding sequence ATGGACCTGCACCCCGTCGAGCGGTTCCGCACCGCCCGGACCCGCGACGACCTCACCCTCGCCCCGGGCGAGACCCTGCTGGGCGGCGGCACCTGGCTGTTCTCCGAGCCCCAGCCCGCCGTCACCGGCCTGGTCGACCTGACCATGCTCGGCTGGGAGCCGGTCGAGCACCGCGACGACGGGGGCGTACGCCTCGCCGCCACCTGCCCCGTGGCGACGGTGCGGGCACTCGGACCCGCCGTGTGCCGCGAGGCCGCCGACGCCCTGCTGATGTCGTGGAAGGTCGCAGAGGTCGCGACCGTCGGGGGCAACATCTGCCTGGGACTCCCCGCGGGCGCGATGACGTCGCTGACCGCCGGCCTCGGCGGCACGGCGCTGGTGTGGGCTGCCGACGGGATGGAGCGTGAGCTCCCGGTGCTCGACCTCGTCGTCGGCGACGGTCGCACGGCACTCGCGCCGGGAGAGGTGCTGCGCGCCGTCGACCTGCCGCCCGGCTGGGACGACGAGTCCGCGGTCGCGTGGCGGCGTGCCTCGCTCACCGACGCCGGCCGGTCCGCCGCGGTCGTCGTCGGGCGACGCACGTCCGCAGGTCCCGTCGTCACCGTGACCGCCTCGACCCCTCGCCCCGTGGTCGTGCGCGAGCCCGCCGACCCGGCGGCGCTGGAGCAGGCGGTCACCGGTCCCGGTGGGCCCGGCTGGTTCGACGACGTGCACGGGGCGCCGGACTGGCGGGCCGCGGTGACCGCCCGGCTGGTCGCCGAGGTCGTGGAGGAGCTGTCGTGA
- a CDS encoding MurR/RpiR family transcriptional regulator: MSGSLRDRIAVSRRDLSPTEERAADALLDHLEDVGSYRAAELASLAGVSKATMSRLFRRLGYASFEEVRDDLRARRAAVGEPRRIAGGGDLTAHVRTESAAVAAVVTQPLVGEVVAALAGAERVTVIGWRASHVVAAHLRQQLAHVRGSVRLAPLPGQVLGEELADLVAGDVVVLVGFSRRPRGFAALLEETVATGATVVLLADESARPYASRVDLALECPVRGELAFDSYAAAMSLVTVLADGVLTRLGAEAQQRVGEISRRYARAEETEQHVGGR; encoded by the coding sequence GTGAGCGGCTCCCTGCGCGACCGGATCGCCGTGTCCCGCCGCGACCTGTCCCCGACCGAGGAGCGGGCGGCCGACGCGTTGCTGGACCACCTCGAGGACGTCGGCTCCTACCGCGCCGCCGAGCTGGCCTCCCTCGCCGGCGTCTCCAAGGCCACGATGAGCCGGCTCTTCCGCCGCCTCGGGTACGCCTCCTTCGAGGAGGTCCGCGACGACCTCCGCGCCCGACGCGCCGCCGTCGGGGAGCCCCGGCGCATCGCCGGCGGCGGGGACCTGACAGCCCACGTGCGCACCGAGTCCGCGGCCGTCGCCGCCGTGGTCACCCAGCCGCTGGTCGGCGAGGTCGTCGCCGCGCTGGCCGGCGCCGAGCGGGTCACGGTCATCGGCTGGCGCGCCAGCCACGTCGTGGCCGCCCACCTGCGTCAACAGCTGGCCCACGTACGCGGCTCCGTGCGACTCGCTCCCCTGCCCGGCCAGGTGCTCGGCGAGGAACTGGCCGACCTGGTCGCCGGCGACGTCGTCGTGCTCGTCGGCTTCAGCCGCCGACCGCGCGGCTTCGCGGCCCTGCTCGAGGAGACCGTCGCCACGGGGGCGACGGTGGTGCTGCTCGCCGACGAGTCCGCCCGCCCGTACGCCTCCCGGGTCGACCTCGCGCTGGAGTGCCCCGTGCGGGGCGAGCTCGCCTTCGACTCCTACGCCGCCGCGATGAGTCTCGTGACGGTGCTGGCCGACGGCGTGCTGACCCGGCTGGGCGCCGAGGCGCAGCAGCGGGTCGGCGAAATCAGCCGGCGGTACGCCCGCGCCGAGGAGACCGAGCAGCACGTGGGGGGACGCTGA
- a CDS encoding allantoate amidohydrolase: protein MTTGAEVLARCAQLDTFSADPVMLVRTHLTPQHAAANTATATWMVEAGMHTWVDAAGNQWGRVEGRQPGLPALVLGSHLDTVIDAGSYDGPLGVLMAVAVVERLRDRLKELPFAIEVVAFSDEEGTRFGSALMGSYAVAGLWDEAWWQLRDADGVGLTEAFERFGLDPARVGEAARRPEDVVGYLEAHIEQGPYLERDDVSLGYVTTIAGARRFTLSVIGEARHAGGTPYDRRRDALVGASHAITLIEQLARASSADDDGGFIATVGRIEVHPGAVNVVPGRADFSLDLRAGTDEVRDAAWDRIVAGIEALCEERGLALESVERYRAAAATCAPWLRDAVVAGIVATGQTEVPGLWSRAGHDAMAMARLTDIGMLFVRCHDGISHHPAEAVREVDVDAGLEALEVAVLTAAAHSVADTVDQPGAHA, encoded by the coding sequence GTGACCACCGGCGCGGAGGTGCTGGCGCGGTGCGCGCAGCTCGACACGTTCTCCGCGGACCCGGTGATGCTCGTACGCACCCACCTGACCCCGCAGCACGCCGCGGCGAACACCGCCACCGCCACATGGATGGTCGAGGCCGGCATGCACACCTGGGTCGACGCGGCCGGCAACCAGTGGGGCCGCGTCGAGGGCCGGCAACCGGGCCTGCCCGCCCTGGTGCTGGGCTCGCACCTCGACACGGTGATCGACGCCGGCTCCTACGACGGGCCGCTCGGGGTGCTCATGGCCGTCGCGGTCGTCGAGCGGCTGCGCGACCGACTGAAGGAACTGCCCTTCGCGATCGAGGTGGTCGCCTTCAGCGACGAGGAGGGCACCCGATTCGGGTCCGCGCTGATGGGGTCGTACGCCGTCGCGGGTCTGTGGGACGAGGCCTGGTGGCAGCTGCGCGACGCGGACGGTGTCGGGCTCACCGAGGCCTTCGAGCGCTTCGGCCTCGACCCCGCGCGGGTCGGCGAGGCGGCCCGCCGACCCGAGGACGTCGTCGGCTACCTCGAGGCGCACATCGAGCAGGGCCCGTACCTGGAGCGGGACGACGTCTCGCTCGGCTACGTCACCACCATCGCGGGGGCCCGGCGGTTCACCCTGTCGGTGATCGGGGAGGCGCGGCACGCGGGCGGCACCCCGTACGACCGTCGCCGCGACGCCCTGGTGGGGGCGAGCCACGCCATCACCCTGATCGAGCAGCTCGCCCGCGCCTCCAGCGCCGACGACGACGGCGGGTTCATCGCGACCGTCGGCCGGATCGAGGTGCACCCCGGTGCGGTGAACGTGGTTCCCGGGCGCGCCGACTTCAGCCTCGACCTGCGCGCCGGCACCGACGAGGTGCGCGACGCCGCCTGGGACCGGATCGTCGCCGGCATCGAGGCGCTGTGCGAGGAGCGCGGCCTGGCCCTCGAGTCCGTCGAGCGCTACCGCGCCGCCGCCGCCACCTGCGCGCCGTGGCTGCGCGACGCCGTCGTCGCCGGGATCGTCGCCACCGGGCAGACCGAGGTGCCGGGGCTGTGGAGCCGCGCCGGGCACGACGCGATGGCGATGGCGCGACTGACCGACATCGGCATGCTGTTCGTGCGCTGCCACGATGGCATCAGCCACCACCCCGCCGAGGCCGTGCGCGAGGTCGACGTCGACGCCGGCCTCGAGGCCCTCGAGGTCGCCGTGCTCACCGCCGCCGCGCACTCCGTCGCCGACACCGTCGACCAGCCGGGAGCGCACGCGTGA
- a CDS encoding alanine--glyoxylate aminotransferase family protein has product MGPGPITADPRVLRAMSAQLVGQYDPAMTTAMNETMELYRQVFRTANEHTFLVDGTSRAGIEAALVSLLEPGDRVLVPVFGRFGHLLVEIAERCRAEVHTVEVPWGEVVPEDLLRDAVASVEPRLVATVQGDTSTTMCQPLAGLGSICAEAGALLYVDATASVGGNRLETDDWGLDVVSAGLQKCLGGPSGSAPITLSPRAAEHVAGRKHVEAGLRQDGDARAEGDRRIASNYLDLAQIMDYWGPRRLNHHTEATTMLYGARECARILLEEGLDAGIDRHTRHGEAMTAGLRGLGLVVFGDTAHRMTNVVAVEVPAPLDHAGGERVRRRMLEEFGIEIGTSFGPLAGRVWRVGTMGYNARTDAVLTTLACLEAVLRGEGVTTVLDAPGGGVEAARAAYAIRDEQGAAS; this is encoded by the coding sequence ATGGGCCCCGGCCCCATCACGGCCGACCCGCGGGTGCTGCGGGCGATGTCGGCGCAGCTGGTCGGGCAGTACGACCCCGCCATGACCACGGCGATGAACGAGACCATGGAGCTCTACCGGCAGGTGTTCCGCACCGCCAACGAGCACACGTTCCTCGTCGACGGCACGTCACGCGCCGGCATCGAGGCCGCGCTGGTGAGCCTGCTCGAGCCCGGCGACCGGGTGCTCGTGCCGGTCTTCGGCCGCTTCGGCCACCTGCTCGTCGAGATCGCCGAGCGTTGCCGCGCCGAGGTGCACACGGTCGAGGTGCCGTGGGGCGAGGTCGTGCCCGAGGACCTGCTGCGCGACGCGGTCGCATCGGTCGAGCCGCGCCTGGTCGCCACGGTGCAGGGCGACACCTCGACCACGATGTGCCAGCCCCTCGCGGGCCTCGGCAGCATCTGCGCCGAGGCCGGGGCGCTGCTGTACGTCGACGCGACCGCCAGCGTCGGCGGCAACCGCCTGGAGACCGACGACTGGGGACTCGACGTCGTCAGCGCCGGACTGCAGAAATGCCTGGGCGGACCGTCGGGCAGCGCCCCGATCACGCTGTCGCCGCGGGCCGCGGAGCACGTCGCCGGCCGCAAGCACGTGGAGGCCGGGCTGCGCCAGGACGGCGACGCGCGCGCCGAGGGCGACCGACGCATCGCGTCGAACTACCTCGACCTCGCGCAGATCATGGACTACTGGGGTCCGCGCCGGCTCAACCACCACACCGAGGCCACCACGATGCTCTACGGCGCCCGCGAGTGCGCCCGGATCCTGCTCGAGGAGGGCCTCGACGCAGGGATCGACCGGCACACCCGGCACGGCGAGGCCATGACCGCCGGGCTGCGGGGACTCGGTCTGGTCGTCTTCGGCGACACCGCGCACAGGATGACCAACGTCGTCGCCGTCGAGGTGCCGGCACCCCTGGACCACGCGGGCGGGGAGCGCGTGCGTCGCCGCATGCTCGAGGAGTTCGGCATCGAGATCGGCACCTCGTTCGGACCGTTGGCCGGGCGCGTCTGGCGCGTCGGGACGATGGGCTACAACGCCCGCACCGACGCCGTGCTCACCACGCTGGCCTGTCTGGAGGCGGTGCTGCGCGGCGAGGGCGTGACCACCGTGCTCGACGCGCCCGGCGGCGGTGTCGAGGCGGCGCGTGCGGCGTACGCCATCCGTGACGAGCAGGGGGCGGCGTCGTGA
- the allB gene encoding allantoinase AllB, which yields MLVDGVLGPAALRWADGVVTSIVPGADDAEDGAGLLRVPDSAVVLPGVVDSHVHVNEPGRTHWEGFATATRAAALGGVTTLVDMPLNSVPPTTTVAGLRAKQQAAAGQLAVDVGFWGGAVPGNLADLRPLWDEGVLGFKCFLSPSGVEEFPPLDPAGFTAALREVSSFDGLVVVHAEDAAVLEAAPTAPSRAYADFLASRPDEAELAAIRQVLDGARETGCRVHVLHLSSARALDLLADARAEGLPVTVETCPHYLCLAAEHIPDGDAAYKCCPPIRDEGNRDALWDALLAGVIDMVVSDHSPADVAAKTSGGGDLMQAWGGIAGLQVAFLAVADEATRRGIGIESVSRWMSTATADLVGLSAKGRLAVGGDADLLVLDPAASTTVDAAALAHRHPISAYDGRRLSGRVTDTVLRGRRIASGRTGPSDEPRTGLQLTRPEESP from the coding sequence GTGCTCGTCGACGGGGTGCTCGGCCCCGCCGCGCTGCGCTGGGCCGACGGGGTCGTCACCTCGATCGTGCCGGGCGCGGACGACGCGGAGGACGGGGCCGGCCTGCTCCGCGTGCCCGACTCCGCGGTCGTGCTGCCGGGCGTCGTGGACAGCCACGTCCACGTCAACGAGCCGGGGCGTACGCACTGGGAGGGCTTCGCCACCGCCACCCGGGCGGCCGCGCTCGGTGGCGTGACGACGCTCGTCGACATGCCGCTGAACTCGGTCCCGCCGACGACCACCGTCGCGGGACTGCGGGCCAAGCAGCAGGCCGCGGCGGGCCAGTTGGCCGTCGACGTCGGCTTCTGGGGCGGCGCCGTGCCGGGCAACCTCGCCGACCTGCGACCCCTGTGGGACGAGGGTGTGCTGGGGTTCAAGTGCTTCCTCAGCCCCTCCGGGGTCGAGGAGTTCCCCCCGCTCGACCCCGCCGGCTTCACCGCGGCGCTGCGCGAGGTCAGCTCCTTCGACGGCCTGGTGGTCGTGCACGCCGAGGACGCCGCCGTGCTCGAGGCCGCCCCGACGGCACCGAGCCGCGCGTACGCCGACTTCCTCGCCTCGCGTCCCGACGAGGCCGAGCTGGCCGCGATCAGGCAGGTGCTCGACGGCGCGCGGGAGACCGGGTGCCGGGTGCACGTGCTGCACCTGTCCAGCGCCCGCGCGCTCGACCTGCTCGCCGACGCCCGGGCCGAGGGCCTGCCGGTGACGGTCGAGACGTGCCCGCACTACCTGTGCCTCGCCGCCGAGCACATCCCCGACGGCGACGCGGCGTACAAGTGCTGTCCGCCCATCCGCGACGAGGGCAACCGCGACGCGCTGTGGGACGCGCTGCTCGCCGGGGTCATCGACATGGTCGTCTCCGACCACTCCCCCGCCGACGTCGCAGCGAAGACCAGCGGCGGCGGGGACCTCATGCAGGCCTGGGGCGGCATCGCCGGGCTGCAGGTGGCGTTCCTCGCCGTCGCCGACGAGGCCACCCGACGCGGCATCGGGATCGAGTCGGTCAGCCGCTGGATGTCGACCGCCACCGCCGACCTCGTCGGCCTCTCCGCCAAGGGACGACTCGCCGTCGGCGGCGACGCCGACCTGCTGGTGCTGGACCCTGCCGCCTCGACCACCGTCGACGCCGCCGCGCTCGCGCACCGCCACCCGATCTCCGCGTACGACGGCCGTCGGCTCTCCGGTCGGGTCACCGACACCGTGCTCCGTGGCCGCCGCATCGCGTCGGGCCGGACCGGGCCGTCCGACGAGCCGCGCACCGGCCTCCAGCTCACCCGACCCGAGGAGTCCCCGTGA
- the pucL gene encoding urate oxidase has protein sequence MSDSPPRSGIVLGDNQFGKAEVRLVRVDREGYPQRPGEPRHHVLHDLSVTSLLRGDFAAAHTDGDNSGVIATDTQKNTVFAFARQHGVSTPEQFLLTLADHFVGTFDHVTGGRWSAEQYTWDRIVTGSGDDAAPHDHAFVRGGRETRTALVHRDGDAVHVLAGVADLTVLKSTGSEFSGFPRDRYTSLAETDDRVLATDVTAWWRYTPGREPADYDATYAEVRDLLLARFAEVHSLALQQTVFAMGRAVLEAHPEITEIRLSCPNNHHFLVDLSAYDLDNPGEVFHAADRPYGLIEAAVRREDTVEGPAVWASVTGFC, from the coding sequence ATGAGCGACTCCCCACCACGCAGCGGCATCGTGCTCGGCGACAACCAGTTCGGCAAGGCCGAGGTGCGGCTCGTCCGCGTCGACCGCGAGGGCTACCCGCAGCGTCCGGGCGAGCCCCGGCACCACGTGCTCCACGACCTGTCGGTCACGAGCCTCCTGCGAGGCGACTTCGCCGCCGCCCACACCGACGGCGACAACTCCGGCGTCATCGCCACCGACACCCAGAAGAACACGGTCTTCGCCTTCGCCCGGCAGCACGGCGTCAGCACTCCCGAGCAGTTCCTGCTCACGCTGGCCGACCACTTCGTCGGCACCTTCGACCACGTCACCGGGGGGCGGTGGAGCGCCGAGCAGTACACCTGGGACCGCATCGTGACCGGCTCCGGCGACGACGCGGCACCTCACGACCACGCGTTCGTGCGGGGGGGTCGGGAGACCCGCACCGCGCTGGTGCACCGCGACGGGGATGCGGTGCACGTGCTGGCCGGCGTCGCCGACCTGACGGTGCTGAAGTCGACCGGGTCGGAGTTCAGCGGGTTCCCCCGCGACCGCTACACCAGCCTCGCCGAGACCGACGACCGCGTCCTCGCCACCGACGTCACGGCCTGGTGGCGCTACACGCCGGGCCGGGAGCCCGCGGACTACGACGCGACGTACGCCGAGGTGCGCGACCTGCTCCTCGCACGCTTCGCCGAGGTGCACTCGCTGGCGCTGCAGCAGACGGTCTTCGCGATGGGCCGGGCCGTGCTCGAGGCACACCCGGAGATCACCGAGATCCGGTTGTCGTGCCCCAACAACCACCACTTCCTGGTCGACCTCTCGGCGTACGACCTGGACAACCCCGGCGAGGTCTTCCACGCCGCCGACCGTCCGTACGGCCTGATCGAGGCCGCGGTGCGCCGTGAGGACACCGTCGAGGGGCCCGCGGTCTGGGCCAGCGTCACGGGGTTCTGCTGA
- the uraH gene encoding hydroxyisourate hydrolase, protein MSTLSTHVLDTATGTPAAGMTVTLRDDAGSVVADAVTDDDGRARFDGDHTGTVVLRFATGAWSASREASTFYPYVDVAVALAADRPHHHVPLLLSPFGYSTYRGS, encoded by the coding sequence ATGAGCACCCTGTCCACCCACGTGCTCGACACCGCGACAGGCACCCCGGCCGCGGGCATGACGGTCACGCTGCGCGACGACGCCGGCTCCGTGGTCGCAGACGCCGTCACCGACGACGACGGACGCGCCCGCTTCGACGGCGACCACACCGGCACGGTCGTCCTGCGCTTCGCGACCGGCGCGTGGTCGGCCTCGCGGGAGGCCTCGACCTTCTACCCGTACGTCGACGTCGCCGTGGCGCTGGCCGCCGACCGACCGCACCACCACGTGCCGCTGCTGCTCTCCCCGTTCGGCTACTCCACCTACCGGGGGAGCTGA
- the uraD gene encoding 2-oxo-4-hydroxy-4-carboxy-5-ureidoimidazoline decarboxylase, protein MQLQQLNTCPSAEADAAFRSCADVDRWVDRLVQDRPYADRDVLLTHAAQLATTWTERDLDAALADHPRIGERHAGDGASADASAREQAGVGDDADVRVRLAEGNARYEERFGRIYLVRAAGRDAEEMLALLEQRLQHDDATEVAVAVGQLAQIALLRLAALLDDGDGAGGTGEARSTDDRAEVRA, encoded by the coding sequence GTGCAGCTGCAGCAGCTCAACACCTGCCCGTCGGCGGAGGCGGACGCGGCCTTCCGGTCGTGCGCCGACGTCGACCGCTGGGTCGACCGGCTGGTGCAGGACCGGCCGTACGCCGACCGCGACGTCCTGCTGACCCACGCGGCCCAGCTGGCGACGACGTGGACCGAGCGCGACCTCGACGCCGCGCTCGCCGACCACCCCCGCATCGGCGAGCGGCATGCCGGCGACGGCGCCTCCGCCGACGCGAGCGCGCGTGAGCAGGCAGGCGTCGGCGACGACGCGGACGTGCGGGTCCGCCTGGCCGAGGGCAACGCCCGCTACGAGGAACGCTTCGGGCGCATCTACCTCGTCCGCGCCGCCGGGCGCGACGCCGAGGAGATGCTGGCCCTGCTCGAGCAGCGGTTGCAGCACGACGACGCCACCGAGGTCGCGGTCGCGGTCGGGCAGCTCGCCCAGATCGCGCTGCTGCGTCTCGCCGCCCTGCTCGACGACGGCGACGGGGCAGGCGGGACCGGCGAGGCGCGGTCCACGGATGACCGGGCCGAGGTGCGCGCATGA